The sequence below is a genomic window from Elusimicrobiales bacterium.
TATGTATCTCTAAAGTCTCACCATCATGCCCCATTTCGAACACTAGGGCAAACTGCTTTAAAAAAACAGAAGAGTAAAATGAATAAGCATCTCCTCTAAAAAAACTAATAAGCCGTTGCCTGAAATTTTTTCTAATATCATCAACACAGTTCTTGGCTATTGCTAAAACGTCACTGGATATAGTATCGGTAATAACAAAAAATAATGGGGTTCCAAATGACCATTTCCACAACCGCTGGATTAGGTCATCTGCCCCAGATACATTTACTTCAATGATTCCAATTTGCCAATTTTTATAGGAATTGTATTCAACTGTTTGAAACACTTTGGATTTTAAATCACTCGGCAACTGAGACAAAAACAACACTTTTCCTTTTGTAGTACACAACCTTTGAAAAGTGTGTATCAATTTTTCGGCTTTTTGTTGTGACATTTCTTGCATAAAACCACTTATTGTTATCGTTTTCATAGTGATCTCCTGTTTTAGAGTCCACCATCCCGTGGCCTATGTAGGTTCATATCAGGCCACCGATGATAATGCAATCCCCGTTTATCCGTATCCAATCTAAAAGTAGGTTTCCCTTCAGTATTTCTAATCTGAAATATTCTTGTTCCTTTTCGTCCCTCGACTACCGTTTGTGGTATTCCAGCCGCTTTTAGGATTTGGCTAGCCATTAACGCTGAAGAAAGTATTGTTGCTGTTTTGTCTGAAGTGCACGGGGTCCATAATGAAGCCAAAAGGCCACCAAGACCATATCCAAGCACATCCAAACCTGTAGATTTGTTGTATTGATCAGCATACCATTCTGCGCTTTTTTGCCCTTGCGCTTCACCCATATCAATCCATCCCCATGGTGTAGTTAGGGTTCCCATGGGGTCAACATTGACCACTGGATTGCCGTTAGTATATGCGTAATCTGGATGATACCCAACCGGGTCTTTTTGGATGAATCTGCCTATGTCGGGGGCGTAGTATCTGGCGCGGTAATAGAACAGGCCGGTTTCGGCGTCCCATTCCCGGGCGGTGTAGCTGTAAAGACTGCTCGTCTGCGACCAGGCGCTTGTGCTGGCGGTTATTTCGTTTCTGAACACGGGCTTGCCGTAGGCTTGGTATTGCGCGCGCTCTGCGATGTTCCCGGTCTGGTCGGCGATGGCGATTATGCTGCCAAGGCCGTCCGCCAGCAAATAATAATCGCTTGCTCCCTTGCGCAACATCAGCGGCTCGTCCGTGCCGGGGCCGTGCGTGTATA
It includes:
- a CDS encoding RHS repeat-associated core domain-containing protein produces the protein SYDALNRPVTITAPGGTQFQFTYDAAGRRTRMDMGAAVAAEYVYDAANQLTGITYRRKTDNAVIASVGYTYDNAGNRATMADDFGSHGFAYDDLHRLTSAVHPSSGALTTQSETFAYDAVGNRTSDAVRSGYAYDAANRLNSDSLHTYNYDNNGNLTAKTRASDNAQTTYVYDSQNRLTQVNLPSGYSETLRYDATGRRIAKTVTRNGETIREQHYIYDGEDIAFVTGADGALKAIYTHGPGTDEPLMLRKGASDYYLLADGLGSIIAIADQTGNIAERAQYQAYGKPVFRNEITASTSAWSQTSSLYSYTAREWDAETGLFYYRARYYAPDIGRFIQKDPVGYHPDYAYTNGNPVVNVDPMGTLTTPWGWIDMGEAQGQKSAEWYADQYNKSTGLDVLGYGLGGLLASLWTPCTSDKTATILSSALMASQILKAAGIPQTVVEGRKGTRIFQIRNTEGKPTFRLDTDKRGLHYHRWPDMNLHRPRDGGL